The following nucleotide sequence is from Psychroflexus torquis ATCC 700755.
CTTTAAGAAAAGACGTGACAGCCAAATGCTATGGTGGTGATATTTCTCGTAAACGAAAGCTTTTAGAGAAACAGAAAAAAGGAAAGAAACGCATGAGACAAGTCGGTAATGTAGAAATTCCTCAAGAAGCGTTTATGGCCGTTCTAAAATTAAATGATTAATTTTTCACATCCAGAGCGTCTCTAAGCGCATTTCCTACAAGCATAAAAGCCATCACCAAACTCATTATTCCTAAGCCAGGAATAATGGCTAGATAGGCTTTCCCTAATATAATATAGCTATAATGATCTTTGATCATAGCACCCCAACTTGGCGTAGGAGGTTGAGCGCCTATTCCTAGGAAGCTTAGCCCGCTTTCTATCAATATAGCGGCAGCGAAATTGGCAGCAGATATAACAATTACCGGAGCCATGATGTTAGGAAGTATATGTTTTGTAATAATTCTTTGATTTTTAAACCCTAAAGCTCTTGCTGCTGTAACGTATTGTGAAGATTTTACACTCATCACTTGACCTCTAACCACTCTAGCCACTTCCACCCACATCGTTAAACCTACCGCGATAAACACCTGCCAAAATCCTTTACCTAAAGCTAGCGTTATGGCAATCACTAAAAGCAAAGTTGGTATGGACCAGGTGACGTTGATAAGCCACATCACTACAGCATCGATTTTCCCTCCATAATATCCCGATATTGAACCCAAGAAAATACCGAGCACAAGCGATATCAACACTGAAATAAATCCTACTGAAAAAGAGATTCTTATCCCAATAAGCATCCGGCTTAGCAAATCTCTGCCATATTTATCGGTCCCTAACCAATAGGTTTTGGTGGTGACAAGGTTAGTTATATCTCCTTCGAAATCTATTTGAGATACGTCAATTTCATTTTCTAAAGCGGACTCTTCCATACCGTATTCGAGATAGTAGAGTTTATCACCTTGTTCTTTATAGGATTGAATAGGAATAATAGTATTCGCTGTTTTATCAC
It contains:
- a CDS encoding ABC transporter permease codes for the protein MTRNTSLTHLALQKFKKNIWGVLSFWYVVACLLIGVFAYLLSPDDSENANNMALSIHSKSPGFTTKVIELPSPNQDQQSWFSKSFFGDKTANTIIPIQSYKEQGDKLYYLEYGMEESALENEIDVSQIDFEGDITNLVTTKTYWLGTDKYGRDLLSRMLIGIRISFSVGFISVLISLVLGIFLGSISGYYGGKIDAVVMWLINVTWSIPTLLLVIAITLALGKGFWQVFIAVGLTMWVEVARVVRGQVMSVKSSQYVTAARALGFKNQRIITKHILPNIMAPVIVISAANFAAAILIESGLSFLGIGAQPPTPSWGAMIKDHYSYIILGKAYLAIIPGLGIMSLVMAFMLVGNALRDALDVKN